The Solanum lycopersicum chromosome 8, SLM_r2.1 DNA segment TGTTAGATCACATTTGGAAGCCTTTTCAATACATTTTCATAGTTCTTATTCTTTGTGCAGGTACAGAGGACATGCCTGACATTTGACCCCATCACTACTCGAAACAATTAAAAGTTGTAGAGAATCCACAAGTCACATAGCTTTGTAGCATTTTGGGAAATACAGTTGAGTTGCTTGAATTTGAAAGGTAATAATCAATGTATGATCTCTACGAATCATGTGCCTTTCAACTTGTTGAGTTGACTATCCTAATACTTGGGTTTTGTGTCCTCATGAAGCAAAGCTTGAAACTCAAGATTCTTTCTCTTGGTTTTCATACTAAGACGTGAATTTGTTGATTGTTGCTTAGGTGAAGATAGCGCCCGTAAAATGAGCCCATATTTTGATGACGCATCCAATCCGCCCATATTTAATAGGTTGGGTGAGTGATTTTTTACCTGGTAAAATATGGGTTGATACCCATATTCAGCCCATAAAAATATGGGTAAAATATAGGAAAAGTATGGAGTAATTAAATGGGTTAAGCTTCTAACTTTTATGGGGAACTTTCTCATACATCCACTCAAAAATAGTCTAATTACTTTTCATAgatatagtttgataattatatttcgtagctacatgttatagggaggaAAAAGGTGAGCGAAATTGGGAGAGAGTAAAAAGTGAGAGGGAGgtgaaatgtatatgtatacctATTAgctaattgtatattatacatatgtatttgtatatatgaaaagcgagattgagagagggaggagagaggtgagcgagaacgggagagagagggcagagaggtgaattgtatatgcatatcggttagataattgtatattacacatatgcatttgtatatatgacaagcgggattgggagagagaggagagaggcgtgcgagattgggagagggaggagagaggcaagtgAGAAAGGGCAGAGagtggagagaggtgaattgtatatgtatatcgattagataattgtataattatgttCTTCTATagaactaattatttttcactAAATGTGAAGTCTTTGtctcttcaaaaaaatatattttgaatgtaCATGACTTTTTccacttataattatatttttttatttgtttaattttatattggataataAATACATAGTGTAAAATAAGTAAATCATATATTAGTATTGACATTGCTTAAAGTGCATTAAACACGTGTTAGTCCTAAAATGcaatattcatttatttgaaACTAAAAATAGTTTCCCTTGTTATTAcacaatttcattttatattgaaaagttctaggattttattttttacatttgtGATACAATAAAACTAGATGAactatttttaacatttttcatctaaaaaaaagactaaaatattttcttcatgtTGAGTTCTTAAATAGAGTATTATTTACACATAAAAATTTGTGTAAACTAGTATTTTATCAACTCTCTTACCCGATCTATTTTTATCCATATTAAATATGAGCAGGttgaattattattcatttaatattgATTCATTCTCAACCCGCCCAATTAGGTTGAAGATCACTAGCTTCATCACTAGCAAATTTTAGTTGAATCattctcattatttttgtttcaacGTTTTAGCAATTATTACCCGTCTTGGCCTGAAATTAAAGAACATCTTGCATTGACTGATAAACCACAAAATATACATGATTTGATAAGACAAATGTCTAGCCGATGAACTGAAGATAGATATATTAATGCTAGTGAATAATTATGTTGTAGTCGACCTTTCAGAGTTTTTGAGATAAATAAGGATTTAatgttagagtttttttttttttttttttttaacaaggaAAAGGTCTGATATATCTTTAACTTTGCTTTTAGAGTTGATATACATGTTGGTGTGTAAATCACTTATATGTACCTTTAATATTGTACAAATGACTCTCATATACTCTCCTCTAAtggaagtgaaaaaaataatttaaatttaatttctattttttttaaatataatccATATGTGGTATTTTTATCCTCCCCACACatctttttttcactttttttgtttcaacaactaattcaaatttatttatgttttactaattctttttgtaaaatttatcatagatgtcacaaattttttaataaatacaaaatttaattatagtATAAGCctcaaaaatagttttaaatagccacaaaaaataacttaattttttttctttacactaaaaaatgaaagaaaaaataaaataaaataagaaactcaaataatgaaaatcaaaaatgtcaaaaaataatttatgtatgaaaaagattaaaatatactTTGAACTTTGCTAGACGGATCATATATACTCCTACATGACTCttttgtaattaaaattaaaaatataaatttaaaattagttttttcacttcctttgaATAATGGATATATATGAACGGGTATATATGAGCTTCTTTTATAATAATAGGAGATGTAGACAGGTCATTTgcataacaataaaaatatactatactatttttctaataaaaaatatatcacctctaaataataaaattaaaaaatatatatgaccttcttttaataattatggACAACTTgtgaccaatttttttttatcatttagtattacccaaaaaaacaaaagtgaATAACATATATGAACTCATAAAAATTTAACTTAGTGGTCCAACACTCCAATTAGTGCTTACACCATTTCCAAAGGAACCAATAACTGCCAAATCTATTTTGGTTTTGACCAAACAAACTAacgaaaagaaatatatttagctcTTTTCTCTCTTTCACACATAGCACCACtactgttttattttttttatttatattaaagtctcattaaatttgaatttatgttgAAAAGTTTTACATCAAGAGATAAAACATTTCTTAAAAAAGGCGACTTCGTATTTAAAGGGAATTAAATCCGagatttttgattaaaaataaaaaagtacttACCATTCCGCCACAACGCTGATTAGCACtacttcttcttccttctttctactattttctttctttactcAAAAATGGAAGCTGTAGTAATAATCTTGTTACAACTGCCTCTGTGTTATGCCAATTTAATGATTtgtgaattattatttatatttattattaatgtgaGCTCTAATTAgataattgtaataatttttattgtatttttgaaagaaaaatctaAGAAAGTATTTAAGCGTTAATAtgtgaaaatgaatttttaatatgatatatcATATATACTATCCACTCAAACAACAATGactataaaaattataagaatcatagttcaaatataaaaatgactACAAATAACACACGTatttaaagtaaaagaaagttTTTATTAATAGAATAATAGTTGGTATGTCTTATTAAACGATTTGTatcatttaatgatattttaaaaaaatatcaattctttcttttaatcaaatgcattaataatttttttatttttatttaaaatatcgtaagaataacttcataaaaatattttatttgtaattttaatttgtcgtttaataattatattttgatatatttaagtATAGACAAACTTCATAAGATGCGCAAGTATAAAATTTACTTAGTTCTGAAGtgcaattattttattttaatatatcaatagTGTAATTACAATTGagttgtattataaatgtataaagtatttaattatttatatacaaagaatatgaaattaatttttttttgttattttaaaaaagtgttttACATCAGTGAAGCTTAACAAaccataaactatttttttatatgattattttatttttgtcattccAAAGATAAAAAGTTTAACCAAATGGAGTggttacaataaaataatttattttcactacttttaattttattttatacagaGACAATGAAAgagaattttatttataagaagtagtgaattgataaagaaaaaaatattcattccgtttcaaaaagtaattctattctatttttagtttgttttaaaaaagaatgattattttttttggtaatatttaaAACGTAATTTTCCACGTGTCATGTGTAAAAAACACaagattaaaaattattttaacatattttgatataactttaatttagaatcacaaaattaaaaaaatctttttttctgAACTTTATTTCAAGTCAAAGtagatcatttttttttaaacggagagagtagaaatataataaattaaaaaaaggaagaaaaaccATTAAATACTTTAATAGCTGCTACCCAGAGAATTTATGTGGTTGAAATAATAAATGCATCCTAAATTTGTTGTTTAGAGAGTACTTAACTTtgctttgaaaaaaaaaagggtagTTTTCTGGCAATTTATCCGCTATCAATATTCTCCcaattcaataataattgtctaatttaaaaattaaaaagaaaataaataaaacatatcaaattactatataaaattcacttaaatattaaaaaataaacacaattGACATAATACgataaattaactaaataaatattatcaaatattttaaaatagtatttttagtGAACAAGTAAAAGAGTATATAAAACTAGTGCTTACATGGGAATCTGTAACTGCCAAATCTTATTAgctcttttctctcttttcacACACAGAGCACCGCtactacttcttcttcttccttctttctttgtttactCAAAAATGGAAGCTGTAGTAATAATCTTATTATTCAGTATGaacatacttttttttcttcactcaTCAACATCAGCAATTCCCATTTCCACCAAAAAAACCTACATTGTTCACATGAAACATCACCTCAAACCTCCATCATTCTCCACTCACCATCAATGGTACAAAACCCATCTCCAATCTCTCACTTCTTcaacccaaaactctcttctctACACTTATACCAACGCTTATCATGGATTCGCTGCAAGTTTGGATTCTCATGAAGTTGAATTACTCCGTAAATCTGAGTACGTTGTTAATATCTACCAAGACACTTTTTACACCCCGCAAACAACGCGCACACCTGAATTTCTCGGTCTGGATAAAATCGATTTTGGGGCTGGACGTACTTCGCCGGAATTCAACATGGCTGCTCAGGATGTTATAATTGGGGTACTTGATAGTGGAGTTTGGCCGGAATCGGAAAGTTTTAGTGATTTGGGTATGTCGAATGTGCCGTCGAGATGGAGAGGGAAGTGTCAATCGGCGCCGGATTTTGATCCGAAAGTGCATTGTAATAGGAAACTTATAGGTGCTCTGTATTTTTCCGAAGGTTGTCAGGGCTGCTCCCAGGAGATTCAATCGCCTCGGGACTATAACGGCCATGGCACACATACTGCGAGCACAGCGGCAGGTACACGCGGATTCAGAATTTAAACTTGACGGGTTTGATTAGATACgtaatatttattgaaaatttactaGTTATTTTGTcccaattttcaaatttttgagatttaaacTAATCATGGATTAATTTTAGGATGAATAGTTTTGGAATAACTTGTTCCCAAACAAACAAGCTTTGAGTTTTTCGAaaaccatataaaaaaaatattagacacaaaaaaatgagttcatattttttttctggtTTTAACTAATGTTTCAAAGTTTAATGTGACTGGAAATTTCAAGGGAGCTAACACAAATTGGGAAGGAGGGAGTAATTTTTTCACATGTATATCTAAGTTTTGCGTAAAAAAATATTGGATTCAGCTGAACTCGTATTATATGCAGGATCAATTGTGGCAAATGCTAGTCTTTTTGGCTACGCCAAAGGGACTGCTAGAGGGATGGCGCCACAAGCCCGCATAGCGAGTTATAAAGTGTGCTGGAATGAACAGTGTGCAGGGTCAGATATTCTTGCTGCATTCGACCATGCTATTATGGATGGTGTAGATGTGTTGTCTGTGTCATTGTCTAATAATGAGAAGACTTACTATACTGACCCAATTGCTCTTGGTGCTTTCGCTGCTATGGAGAAAGGGATTGTTGTGTCGTGTTCAGCTGGGAATGATGGTCCTGTGGCATCAACAGTCGTGAACACGGCTCCATGGGTCATTACTGTTGGTGCTGCAACTCTTGATAGAGATTTTCCAGCTACTGTCACACTGGGTAATGGACAAAAACTTCAAGGTGTGTCGTTGTATAGTGGAAAGGTAGAAATGGGAAATAAGTTGTTAAGCTTAGTTTACCAACAAGGGGGAAACTCCTCTAGCAATTTGTGCTTTCGTGGTTCGCTTGATCCAAACATTGTTGGTGGAAAAGTAGTGCTATGTGATAGGGGGGGAAATGCTAGAGTTGAGAAGGGACTAGCAGTGAAAGAAGCTAATGGGGTAGGAATGATATTAGCCAATACACCTGAGACGGGGGAGGAGTTACTCGCGGATAGCCACATATTACCTGCAGTGGCTGTTGGAAGGAAGGTAGGGGATGTAATAAGAGAATATGTGAAAACAGAAAACAATCTAACGGTTGTTTTCAGCTTTGGCGGAACAGTGGTAAAAGTGAAACCATCTCCTGTTGTGATTACATTTAGCTCAAGAGGGCCAAATGCAATTGTTCCAGAGATATTAAAGCCTGATGTTATTGGCCCTGGAGTGAACATCTTAGCAGCTTGGCCCCGAAATATTGGACCAACTTCACTTGATATCGATAGACGAAGGACCTCATTCAACATTGTTTCTGGCACTTCCATGTCTTGCCCTCATGTTTCAGGAGTTGCTGCATTGGTAAAAGCTGTACATCCAGAATGGAGTCCAAGCGCGACCAAATCAGCAATCATGACAACCGCATACACTCAAGATAACACCAACTCCTCATTTCATGATTCTGCACTATACGGTACATTTTCTAATCCATTCGCTCATGGCTCAGGCCACGTAAATCCCCAGAAAGCATTCTCCCCTGGACTCGTATACGATATCAGGATTCAGGATCATATCAAGTTCTTGTGCTCCTTGAACTACACCATAGATCAAATTCAATCTATTGTTAGAAGACTAAATTTCACTTGTGCAAAAAAGTTTGCTGATGTTGGGCAAATCAACTATCCTTCCTTCTCTGTCTTGTTTGAGATTAACTCAAAGCGAGTTGTTCGTTACACTCGAGAAGTGACCAATGTTGGAGCTGCAAGTTCAGTGTATGAAGTAGCCATCGACGCTCCTCCATCCGTTACGGTAACAGTGAAGCCAACAAAGCTTGTATTCAAGAAAGTAGGAGAGAAGCTTCATTACACAGTGACATTTGTGTCCATGAAAGATGTTAAACCAGGAAATGCATTTGGTTGGATTTCATGGAAAAATGCTAAACATGAAGTGAGAAGTCCAGTTGCATATTCCTGGTTGACACCTCAATTAGATTTGGAAACATAAAGGAATGATGTATCTATAAATGACTTTATCTTATAGCTAATGAAATGATGGGGTTCGATTATACACATAAAATGTAGAAAAACATTGTATTAGATTTGGTGGGGTGCGCCAGGCCCGTGCAGTAGTGCAACGCATGGGAGATGCGCAAGAGCCCAGGTAGCAAGCTACCTTAATGGACTCTTCCccttaaaaaattgagttaatatcgTGTGGATCAATGATCCACATATCAGATATTCAACTGATAAGAACAGATACTACACTTGATCTTAGCCAAAAGGCCGAAAAAGGTATGCTTGCTTCAGTGTAAATGAGTGGGTTTTGTGACAAAACACTTTGCTCAAGTCCTGTTTGGATACCGATGTGGGAATCGAACATACGGACATCTAACTTGGACAAAAAATTAACGAGAAGCACTTGCATGAATAatgaaagttaaaaataaataaaataatatttcctttcaTCTTGACTTCTTTAAGCATTTGATGcttaattttaaaacttatcAATACGCATATTTGAGGATTTTCCCCTTCAAACTATATACAAGTGATCATTTTATCGCAAAGCAGCCAAATCCTTGTGTTGGGAGTCATCTCCATGAGAATTAGGCTTTCATCTTTTGCCAAACATTTTTTTCTGCATTGACTAAATCTATTTAGATGTCCTAACAGTAAAAATTCTATATAGGATCTAGTATCATATCATGTTGGAGAATAAAGAGAGAAGAAACAATgtctaagaagaaaaaagaagaattgcGGAGAACGATCACgttatatttttaaagcaaaTACTTAAATAGGAATTAAGACTCAACCACCTAAGAGAACCACAACGTTATCTACTAAGCTAAATATTAGCAACTAACAAAAGATATGATTTGACTCAAGTAGGACTCCTAACAAACGTGTTACTCTGCCAACTAAATAGGAACCTTTGAATCAATATTAAACACTCCCTCTTGATTCAAAATTACAAGATCCAAGTTTATGCCGGAACTGATCATGCTTGGCTTGTGGGAGTGTCTTGGTGAGAATATCTACAATTTGATCATTTGTATCGCAAAACTTCAACTATCACCTGTTGCTGTGTGGTCACGAATGAAATGATAACGGATCTCTATGTGCTTTGTTCTTCTGAAAAGCCGAATTCTTTGTTGTCACATCCGAGattaccccctagacataactaatgtcgtcgtcctctttgaggattaagactagcctcttagcttacatcattacattcataggtcaaaattagtgaaaatttaaaactttttactacttttacattgaggtttacatagacctctacatacacgtaatatatacatatcgagtatatatagacccttcgtataggaagattacttagtcttctacttttattgcacatagatacatagaatataacatagtctcaaaagcATGTCtaatatccaaatgaaaaggaaagaatataatagtcttaaaactaaaacaacatcATAGGCTTGATAGTGACACTATCcttggaaagtgaggacctacccaacttggatgattaaGAATTCCAAGTtttcttcaaagtcgtctccAAAAGCTCTTCAACGACCAGAACCTACAATGTaagggaaaaaggaagaaatggggttagtacactaattgtactatgtatgagactatatgcacacatatcatgaaaacatgctaaaaggggaAAGTTCATtaaatatgcaatttactttgaaaacctttatgcaaattcaacaagaccataccaaatcaacaagacatattcattaagtcatagacatgtacatcacaagaccaacaacatcaaaactagtcaagtcaacatgcatatcatataattgaatacatagtcaagtaactctatcatcaagtcataaataaccacaagcatgaataagagttcattataacataaccaaagTAAGACAATTATCCACGACtactatcaagtcaacaagtgtaatgaccaagcaaagccccataaccttattcaatcaagtaactcaacaagaatcatgaccaacatccCGCTTCACATAGCAtgacatttaagagtacatatcatcatactttaacaatgtagaccaagacatattcataagtgacaccaatcaacatatagtatcaacaatgtgcaagttcatcataaacatatcatgtaccactataagcatattcatacataagaacatcccctaagactcccttcaagactaactagtgcaatgtttaggtggAGTGCCAtatccctacctagactaagctaaaccccttaggttatcttagttagagttcattcctttaattcattttaccatttgggaacatcttgcctaaccgacatagaccacatgagctaatgtggaatccagtgtcatggaaccctatactgaaagaaggcggactatttgccaaggtagtaataaaacatgaacatagcaactatgtAGAACCACTagttagtattcctatgggggcaacatagttcaagaattaggagatatagttgggacccttttaatgctacatgcattgtaatctccaatctcaagagtataTTGGTGATCTTACATTCCCTATGTGaaaagggacactcctcactctagttcacttggtgctaagctagattccctttttgaaatgtctttaatatctttattaatcatcataacttagtgtaggtcataggttctaacccttgtataacatcatcatcatcatacctcaataagaattgcatgagtattgtcctttcattataattcatataggtgaggttagcacattaacattttcatatcatgataaggcacaccGGTAAATTCAtttaccatccttataacatttacatcttagctaACACCTtacaaaccatagtcaagacatttcaattcaacatcataccaaccctatcaatcctaatacaagtcatactccaatataacatcatgacttaatcacaattaaccataattgaagtaaagaatagggatcacaagacttaccaagtctccttcataattcatcatcaatgtcttaccataaacccttacTCTAACTAATTAGGGTGTAGTATCATCATATAACCATAACCAACATGGTAACAAGACTAATGGAATCactacatcaaaatcaaatactagttcatagcttaatatAAGACACACAGATCAAAGTCATAATCTAAAGCAATTACTCAAAAACTAGCATGGTAGGACTATAAGTCACCCTAATCTATTCATGATTAATACAAAAACATCATCTATTAGTAATTCAAccataaccaagtcaattgaactaACATTACACAATTCTCATCAAGATCACAACTtagggttaaggggtaaaggtcatcttctacaaactagaccgatccatcaagatatatcataattgagttaaattacatgttaatctattcataatatccaaaacaAATCATAACAAAGTGATCCATAACAACACTTTGgagattggatgaaacccacttgaaaaatcaacttttgaaatcaatttggtgGAAACCTTTGAGGAAataggtctcaaaggtgaaaagaATCCCATACCCTGctaattgatgaagaaaattGACCCTTTGCAGCCCTTGAACCCACCTCTctcttggtcttcaatggggggtttctttgggagagataaagaaaagaaggaagagagttttgggtttgggaattatggGGCTTTTAGTTATTCTAATTAGGTTAAGAATTTACATAGATggttaactaacttaattagacctcttCTAATCCCTAACTAACTTCCTAACtaatccaattaattaattaacttaagtgaGAGCATGCAGCAAAACAGACCCCTCACAGACAAGACCCCGATTGACGGTCCGTCTGTGAGACGACGGCCACTGCTCCCTCTTTGCTGCACATCCGTCTCTAAGTTCAGAGATTGTGAAAAATGACCCTTCCAAGATTTTGGCTAAGTGACCGTCGATGCCCCGTCGATTGACACACCACCCGTCAATGGCACTCGTCTGTGCACACTGCCTTGGGCAGTCCtttgaccccaaaatgcaaaggtccttctcaagggcccttggttggtccttggggggtTGTGCCCGAAAGTTTCGACTATGAATTAACTCtaatacatgttagacacccttccaccaattttcatcattttccgactcctaaaagctagtcaaataggctaagacacgctagtacctccttgaactagtttccgaacgtcacAGACGTTTTGTTttttagacttcctaaatgacttatattcattaaagtAGACCTTAAAACATTGTCTAAACCTAATCacactcatgttaggctctagaacacgtcttggattttcaaagtgttacatttGTCATTTCAATTGTTGCCTTGTTACCGtagaatatttttattgcaCCCTCTTGCCGAAGGAAAACATCAACTGACATTTTTCGTAACCATATGGCTTGACAAGCTGCTGAAGTTACAATAACATATTCTGCTTCCGATGATGATAATGCAAACATGTCCTACTTTTTTGAGCTCCAAAAAATCGCTCCAGATCCTAATTGAAAACATCCCTAGAAGTACTCTTTCTGTTATCTACATATCTTGCCCAATCACTATCGATGTATACTGTCAGGCTAAAATCTACATCTTTGGAGTAACAAATCCCGAAGCCAACTGTCCAAGAAACATAACATAAAACTCCTTTGGCAGCACCAAGATGTTGCTTGGTAGGACTATGCATATACCTAGCCTAGACAACATACTAATAGAAAACATAATATCAGGATGAGTATGTATCAGGTAGTTCAAAAACCTCCAATCAAACTTCTGTAGTGACTAGGATCGGCAAGATCTGTGCCATCTTTAAGCTGAAATTTTTCATTTGCATTCATGGGTATGGCAGCCGCTTTACAACTATGTATACCGAACTTGAACATGAGGTCTTTTGCATACTTCATTTGAGAAACAAAAATTCCTGTTTCACTTGAAGACCA contains these protein-coding regions:
- the LOC101258884 gene encoding subtilisin-like protease SBT1.8, translating into MGICNCQILLALFSLFTHRAPLLLLLLPSFFVYSKMEAVVIILLFSMNILFFLHSSTSAIPISTKKTYIVHMKHHLKPPSFSTHHQWYKTHLQSLTSSTQNSLLYTYTNAYHGFAASLDSHEVELLRKSEYVVNIYQDTFYTPQTTRTPEFLGLDKIDFGAGRTSPEFNMAAQDVIIGVLDSGVWPESESFSDLGMSNVPSRWRGKCQSAPDFDPKVHCNRKLIGALYFSEGCQGCSQEIQSPRDYNGHGTHTASTAAGSIVANASLFGYAKGTARGMAPQARIASYKVCWNEQCAGSDILAAFDHAIMDGVDVLSVSLSNNEKTYYTDPIALGAFAAMEKGIVVSCSAGNDGPVASTVVNTAPWVITVGAATLDRDFPATVTLGNGQKLQGVSLYSGKVEMGNKLLSLVYQQGGNSSSNLCFRGSLDPNIVGGKVVLCDRGGNARVEKGLAVKEANGVGMILANTPETGEELLADSHILPAVAVGRKVGDVIREYVKTENNLTVVFSFGGTVVKVKPSPVVITFSSRGPNAIVPEILKPDVIGPGVNILAAWPRNIGPTSLDIDRRRTSFNIVSGTSMSCPHVSGVAALVKAVHPEWSPSATKSAIMTTAYTQDNTNSSFHDSALYGTFSNPFAHGSGHVNPQKAFSPGLVYDIRIQDHIKFLCSLNYTIDQIQSIVRRLNFTCAKKFADVGQINYPSFSVLFEINSKRVVRYTREVTNVGAASSVYEVAIDAPPSVTVTVKPTKLVFKKVGEKLHYTVTFVSMKDVKPGNAFGWISWKNAKHEVRSPVAYSWLTPQLDLET